From the genome of Nocardia sp. NBC_01503, one region includes:
- the pspAB gene encoding PspA-associated protein PspAB, whose protein sequence is MGFLDALLGRTKPVQPNLDVLFAIPPAAYTLQAALDTRPTGAGAVCFKHAEGAGARQAETEFLDLLHLDPSIAVAVTTDEFGFTWITCRQEVPDLAALVTALHAINTTLSENGFGPSLLCTVIAFATTGDHAPRRLGLVYLFKRGTFYPFAPTGGQRRDSGFELQSRAALSGELPIEPDLQRWFPLWDAPVP, encoded by the coding sequence ATGGGATTCCTCGACGCGCTGCTGGGTCGCACGAAACCCGTGCAGCCCAATCTCGATGTGCTGTTCGCGATTCCGCCCGCCGCCTACACCCTGCAGGCCGCGCTCGACACCCGGCCGACGGGGGCCGGTGCCGTGTGCTTCAAACACGCCGAGGGGGCCGGCGCTCGGCAGGCCGAGACCGAGTTCCTCGACCTGCTGCATCTGGACCCGAGCATCGCGGTGGCGGTCACGACCGACGAGTTCGGGTTCACCTGGATCACCTGCCGTCAGGAGGTCCCCGATCTGGCCGCGCTGGTGACCGCATTGCACGCGATCAATACCACCCTGTCCGAAAACGGATTCGGGCCCAGCCTGCTGTGTACCGTCATCGCCTTCGCCACCACCGGCGACCACGCGCCGCGGCGGCTGGGGCTGGTGTACCTGTTCAAACGCGGAACCTTCTACCCCTTCGCTCCAACTGGTGGACAGCGCCGCGACAGCGGCTTCGAATTGCAGTCCCGCGCAGCCCTTTCCGGCGAACTACCCATCGAG